One Weissella ceti DNA window includes the following coding sequences:
- a CDS encoding LPXTG cell wall anchor domain-containing protein has translation MVKKAVQMMTFMMMVVFGMFIGGHVEANVVDATPFVDTITTTNKEFYPRETGDIAINFSEKNGHRFHPGDELVFRIPKELKGFSQKMWLEDFAQVRVENGRVSVKFTGKVQGRTKITGQVKFGVKGSEEVPRGSKQTIPLHLGTGVANYPQVVVNGYQADTGVVQEASDFAYKGGNVNDNDVRLIDWYVVVNPNNAKMSDDVTVRDSLGFGHEIVPGSIKLGNETINASHGTLKADKHSFTLTLKKDYVNGRGVGVYYQTRLTAGGEKNKTLTNAFTTDYQIAGRPKNSISGTAKVTNVLMSGSINGEFEQLHAEELEEVNQDESQRVTPIEDVVSDKATESVQENKATNKATKNQVEVHVETRVEDILDESSELGTIEEIVTDKAEESEVEDNMTGVVETQQPEMHVNVVEEDNTDEAEELGTVEEIITDKAEVTEVEDNMTGVVETQQPEVHVNVVEEDNTDEAEELGTVEEIITDKAEVTEVEDNMTGVVETQQPEMHVNVVEEDNTDEAEELGTVEEIITDKAEVTEVEDNMTGVVETQQPEVHVNVVEEDNTDEAEELGTVEEIIADKAEVTEVEDNMTGVVETQQPEVHVNVVEEDNTDEAEELGTVEEIITDKAEVTEVEDNMTDVVETQQPEVHVNVVEEDNTDEAEELGTVEEIITDKAEVTEVEDHMTGVVETQQPEVHVKVVEEDVVDESNELETIEEIVTDKAEKNVEGSNGSNPTGNVAQKIPETHTELEVQEEVQEEVQEEVQEEVQEEVQEEVQEEVQEEVQEEVQEEVLPEIRSMPVLPMYKEAEPVEETTLIETADTTKISNQDDVEVKRNAKDVVMNVSTEELPKTGSSNNKLVAILGVILMVLAAFMIRPRSGK, from the coding sequence ATGGTTAAAAAAGCAGTGCAAATGATGACGTTTATGATGATGGTTGTTTTTGGAATGTTTATCGGTGGTCATGTAGAAGCGAATGTTGTAGATGCAACACCATTCGTTGATACCATCACAACAACTAATAAGGAATTCTACCCTCGCGAAACTGGAGATATTGCAATTAACTTTAGTGAAAAGAATGGGCATCGTTTCCATCCAGGGGATGAACTAGTATTTCGTATTCCTAAAGAACTAAAAGGGTTCTCACAAAAGATGTGGTTAGAAGACTTTGCACAAGTTCGAGTTGAGAATGGGCGTGTATCTGTAAAGTTTACAGGTAAGGTTCAGGGCCGTACTAAGATTACAGGGCAAGTTAAGTTTGGTGTTAAGGGATCAGAAGAGGTCCCTCGTGGAAGCAAGCAAACAATCCCATTGCATTTGGGTACAGGAGTTGCTAACTACCCACAAGTCGTCGTAAACGGTTATCAAGCTGATACAGGTGTTGTACAAGAAGCATCTGATTTCGCCTACAAGGGTGGAAATGTAAATGATAATGATGTGCGCTTAATTGATTGGTATGTGGTTGTTAACCCAAACAATGCCAAGATGAGTGACGACGTAACTGTACGTGACTCATTGGGGTTTGGTCATGAAATTGTGCCAGGATCAATTAAGTTAGGTAATGAAACGATTAATGCAAGTCACGGAACATTAAAAGCTGACAAGCACTCATTCACATTGACTTTGAAGAAAGACTACGTGAATGGTCGTGGGGTAGGTGTTTACTACCAAACACGTTTGACTGCTGGTGGAGAAAAGAACAAGACGCTAACAAATGCGTTTACAACAGATTATCAAATTGCTGGACGACCAAAGAATAGTATCTCTGGAACGGCTAAAGTAACAAATGTCTTGATGTCTGGTTCAATTAATGGTGAATTCGAACAATTGCATGCAGAAGAATTGGAAGAAGTTAACCAAGACGAATCACAACGTGTCACACCAATTGAAGATGTTGTTTCTGATAAGGCAACTGAATCAGTTCAAGAAAACAAGGCAACTAACAAAGCGACAAAGAACCAAGTTGAAGTACACGTTGAAACACGTGTTGAAGATATCTTGGATGAATCAAGCGAATTGGGAACAATCGAAGAGATTGTGACTGACAAAGCAGAAGAATCAGAAGTAGAAGATAACATGACTGGTGTAGTGGAAACACAACAACCAGAAATGCATGTGAATGTCGTTGAAGAAGACAACACAGATGAAGCTGAAGAACTAGGAACAGTGGAAGAAATCATCACTGACAAGGCTGAAGTGACAGAAGTGGAAGACAACATGACTGGTGTAGTAGAAACGCAACAACCAGAAGTACACGTGAATGTCGTTGAAGAAGACAACACAGACGAAGCTGAAGAACTAGGAACAGTGGAAGAAATCATCACTGACAAGGCTGAAGTGACAGAAGTGGAAGACAACATGACTGGTGTAGTAGAAACACAACAACCAGAAATGCATGTGAATGTCGTTGAAGAAGACAACACAGATGAAGCTGAAGAACTAGGAACAGTGGAAGAAATCATTACTGACAAGGCTGAAGTGACAGAAGTAGAAGACAACATGACTGGTGTAGTGGAAACGCAACAACCAGAAGTACACGTGAATGTCGTTGAAGAAGACAACACAGATGAAGCTGAAGAACTAGGAACAGTGGAAGAAATCATTGCTGACAAGGCTGAAGTGACAGAAGTAGAAGACAACATGACTGGTGTAGTGGAAACGCAACAACCAGAAGTGCACGTCAACGTCGTTGAAGAAGACAACACAGATGAAGCTGAAGAACTAGGAACAGTGGAAGAAATCATCACTGACAAGGCTGAAGTGACAGAAGTAGAAGACAACATGACTGATGTAGTGGAAACGCAACAACCAGAAGTACACGTGAATGTCGTTGAAGAAGACAACACAGACGAAGCTGAAGAACTAGGAACAGTAGAAGAAATCATCACTGACAAGGCTGAAGTAACAGAAGTAGAAGACCACATGACTGGTGTAGTAGAAACGCAACAACCAGAAGTGCATGTGAAAGTCGTTGAAGAAGACGTTGTTGATGAATCAAACGAATTGGAAACAATTGAAGAAATTGTAACTGATAAAGCTGAAAAAAACGTAGAAGGATCAAATGGATCAAATCCAACAGGAAATGTTGCACAAAAGATTCCGGAAACACATACTGAACTAGAAGTTCAAGAAGAAGTTCAAGAAGAAGTTCAAGAAGAAGTTCAAGAAGAAGTTCAAGAAGAAGTTCAAGAAGAAGTTCAAGAAGAAGTTCAAGAAGAAGTTCAAGAAGAAGTTCAAGAAGAAGTTTTGCCTGAAATCCGTAGCATGCCGGTTTTGCCTATGTATAAAGAGGCAGAACCTGTTGAAGAGACGACATTGATTGAAACGGCTGACACAACAAAAATTTCAAATCAAGATGACGTAGAAGTAAAGCGAAATGCAAAAGACGTTGTTATGAATGTTTCAACTGAAGAGTTACCAAAAACTGGATCATCAAATAACAAGTTAGTTGCCATTTTAGGTGTCATTTTGATGGTATTAGCTGCATTCATGATTCGCCCGCGTTCAGGTAAATAA
- the pepV gene encoding dipeptidase PepV, with amino-acid sequence MTTEQGKWLSNSLKYEDALLTDLKEMLAIKSVRDDAAATELAPLGPGPAEALEKFIAFSKRDGFRTGMYKNLVAYAELGPEDAEESVAVIGHLDVMPAGDGWTKEPFEPTIEDGRLYARGAADDKGPTFTAYYAMKMLKDMEVPLKRKIVFVVGIDEESDWTGMDEFFEEYGQPTMGFSPDAEFPIINGEKGNVSVVTRFSGENGDDDQLISFTAGERPNMVPGTAVAVVKTAHAAEMVSAMEAYLAAETRVKGEAAIDGDQVTFKFFGRQVHGAKPETGLNAGTFLANFLKDQSFGADAAGFLALLGDKLHDDTLATKIGAATHDELMGDLSMNVGIQRFAANEDGFIDANFRYPQNITAEQIEADLKDALPAKFAASVSIEGHGMIPHYVPGDDPLVETLLRVYREQTGLPAGELVIGGGTFGRLLKRGVAFGAMFEGVPDTMHQADEFYPVADLTRSMSIFAQSMNDLANY; translated from the coding sequence ATGACAACAGAACAAGGTAAGTGGTTATCAAATTCTTTGAAGTATGAAGATGCTTTACTAACAGATTTGAAGGAAATGTTGGCAATTAAGTCAGTTCGTGATGATGCGGCTGCAACTGAATTGGCACCATTGGGACCTGGTCCAGCTGAAGCATTGGAAAAGTTCATTGCATTTTCAAAGCGTGATGGGTTCCGTACAGGAATGTACAAGAACCTGGTTGCATATGCAGAATTGGGACCTGAAGATGCAGAAGAATCAGTAGCGGTTATTGGTCACTTGGACGTTATGCCGGCTGGAGATGGCTGGACAAAGGAACCGTTTGAACCAACTATTGAAGATGGACGTCTATACGCTCGTGGAGCAGCGGATGATAAGGGACCAACTTTCACAGCCTACTACGCAATGAAGATGCTTAAAGATATGGAAGTGCCTTTGAAGCGTAAGATTGTTTTCGTCGTTGGGATTGACGAAGAATCAGACTGGACTGGAATGGACGAATTCTTTGAAGAATACGGTCAACCAACAATGGGATTCTCACCTGACGCGGAATTCCCAATTATCAATGGTGAAAAGGGAAACGTTTCTGTTGTAACTCGCTTTAGCGGTGAAAACGGAGATGATGATCAATTGATTTCATTCACTGCCGGAGAACGTCCTAACATGGTACCCGGAACTGCGGTTGCCGTTGTGAAGACTGCTCATGCAGCAGAAATGGTTTCAGCAATGGAAGCTTACTTGGCAGCGGAAACACGTGTAAAGGGTGAAGCGGCGATTGATGGTGATCAAGTAACGTTCAAGTTCTTTGGACGTCAAGTTCACGGAGCTAAGCCTGAAACAGGATTGAACGCGGGGACTTTCTTGGCTAACTTCTTGAAGGACCAATCATTTGGTGCAGACGCAGCTGGCTTCTTGGCATTGCTAGGAGATAAGCTACATGATGACACATTGGCTACTAAGATTGGGGCAGCAACACATGATGAATTGATGGGAGATCTATCAATGAACGTGGGTATTCAACGTTTTGCAGCTAATGAAGATGGCTTTATCGATGCCAACTTCCGTTACCCACAAAATATCACTGCTGAACAAATCGAAGCTGATTTGAAAGATGCATTGCCAGCTAAGTTTGCGGCAAGTGTAAGTATTGAAGGTCACGGAATGATTCCTCATTACGTACCAGGTGACGATCCACTAGTTGAAACACTACTACGTGTTTACCGTGAACAAACAGGTTTGCCAGCCGGCGAACTGGTTATCGGTGGTGGAACATTCGGACGTTTGTTGAAGCGAGGAGTCGCATTTGGTGCAATGTTTGAAGGTGTACCAGATACTATGCACCAAGCTGACGAATTCTACCCAGTAGCAGATTTGACACGTTCAATGTCAATCTTTGCACAATCAATGAATGATTTAGCTAATTACTAA